The proteins below are encoded in one region of Corynebacterium felinum:
- the nth gene encoding endonuclease III, translating into MKNTQLARVRRARKLARELTRGYPEAHCELDFTTPLELLVATVLSAQCTDVRVNQVTPALFEAYPNALAYANADIEHLQEMIRPTGFFRAKASNLIGLGQLLISDYGGEVPQAIEDLVRLPGVGRKTAHVVRGNAFGYPSITIDTHFGRLARRFGLTDSTDPVKVEHEIAAMLPKKEWTLFGHRIIFHGRRICHSRKPACGICYLAPLCPSYGEGETNPAKAMDMIKAQDDERQHLISLWEQLNPPEPTQPANSPKQ; encoded by the coding sequence ATGAAAAACACGCAGCTGGCACGCGTGCGTCGCGCACGAAAGCTCGCACGCGAACTCACACGCGGCTACCCAGAAGCACACTGCGAGCTCGACTTCACCACGCCACTTGAGCTTCTCGTCGCCACCGTTTTGTCCGCACAATGCACAGATGTGCGCGTCAATCAGGTCACCCCCGCGCTTTTCGAGGCCTACCCAAACGCCCTCGCCTACGCGAATGCGGATATCGAGCATCTCCAAGAAATGATCCGACCCACTGGCTTTTTCCGCGCCAAAGCCAGCAACCTCATTGGGCTCGGACAGCTACTCATCTCCGATTACGGGGGAGAAGTACCTCAAGCCATCGAAGACCTCGTGCGCCTACCAGGGGTGGGGCGCAAAACCGCACACGTCGTGCGCGGCAACGCCTTCGGATACCCCAGCATCACCATAGACACCCACTTCGGACGATTAGCCCGCCGATTCGGACTAACCGACAGCACCGACCCCGTGAAAGTCGAACACGAAATCGCCGCCATGCTGCCGAAAAAAGAATGGACACTATTCGGCCACCGCATTATCTTCCACGGCCGCCGCATCTGCCACAGCCGCAAACCCGCCTGCGGCATCTGCTACCTCGCACCCCTATGCCCCAGTTATGGGGAAGGAGAAACCAACCCCGCCAAAGCAATGGACATGATCAAAGCACAAGACGATGAACGCCAGCACCTCATCAGCTTGTGGGAACAACTCAACCCACCCGAACCCACACAACCTGCGAATAGCCCAAAACAATGA
- a CDS encoding TlpA family protein disulfide reductase has product MKKTLVSSLFVFALILGILLWVLIRTTTSGTTDATSATTSTATPHPESHFTPVAHLPACPTPRIGGVELPCLGQGPATNTTTTPTNITVVNLWAWWCGPCRDELPVVEKLAAAHPEWTVVGVHADPQAHAGANMLDELGVTLASYSDTKNHFAATLGLPNVVPVTVVLRGDTVIKVLPQVFHTVDELDATITQVLKENP; this is encoded by the coding sequence ATGAAGAAAACACTCGTGAGCTCCCTGTTCGTCTTCGCGCTCATCCTCGGAATACTCCTATGGGTTCTTATCCGCACCACTACCAGTGGCACCACCGACGCCACTAGTGCCACCACCAGCACAGCCACGCCACACCCCGAATCCCACTTCACTCCCGTCGCGCACCTACCCGCCTGCCCCACGCCCCGCATCGGTGGCGTAGAACTACCCTGCCTCGGCCAAGGCCCAGCCACAAACACCACCACAACCCCAACCAACATCACCGTGGTCAACCTCTGGGCATGGTGGTGCGGACCATGCCGCGACGAGCTCCCGGTCGTCGAAAAGCTTGCAGCAGCACACCCAGAATGGACCGTCGTCGGGGTACACGCCGACCCCCAAGCCCACGCCGGGGCAAACATGCTGGACGAACTGGGCGTGACATTGGCGTCGTATAGCGATACGAAAAACCACTTCGCAGCCACGTTGGGACTGCCGAACGTTGTGCCCGTCACCGTCGTTTTGCGCGGTGACACGGTAATCAAAGTACTCCCGCAGGTGTTCCACACCGTCGACGAACTCGACGCCACCATCACCCAGGTGTTGAAAGAAAACCCATGA
- a CDS encoding DUF4177 domain-containing protein → MKKWEYATVPLLVHATKQILDTWGEDGWELVQVMPGMNPENVVAYMKREVE, encoded by the coding sequence ATGAAGAAATGGGAATATGCAACCGTGCCTCTGCTTGTGCACGCAACCAAACAAATCCTTGACACCTGGGGCGAAGATGGCTGGGAACTCGTGCAGGTCATGCCAGGCATGAACCCAGAAAACGTGGTGGCCTACATGAAGCGCGAGGTCGAATAA
- a CDS encoding RidA family protein: MSHSARLAQLGITLPTVAQPVAAYVPAVRVGNQVWTSGQLPFIDGQLPATGKVGAEISVEQAEGYARQCALNALAAVDALVGIDKVTRVLKIVGFVASAEGFSQQPAVVNGASHLMGEIFAEAGQHARSAVGVAELPLNSPVEVEIIVEIAD; the protein is encoded by the coding sequence ATGTCGCATTCAGCTCGCCTCGCACAGCTGGGCATTACCTTGCCCACTGTTGCGCAGCCTGTGGCCGCATATGTTCCCGCTGTCCGTGTTGGCAATCAGGTATGGACCTCCGGCCAACTTCCCTTCATTGATGGGCAACTGCCCGCAACCGGCAAGGTGGGCGCTGAGATTTCCGTGGAGCAGGCGGAAGGTTATGCCCGCCAATGCGCTTTGAATGCTCTCGCTGCCGTGGATGCGCTGGTGGGTATTGATAAGGTCACCCGCGTGCTGAAGATTGTGGGCTTTGTGGCTTCCGCGGAAGGTTTTTCGCAGCAGCCTGCAGTGGTCAACGGCGCTTCCCACCTGATGGGTGAGATTTTTGCCGAGGCTGGCCAGCATGCACGCTCCGCAGTGGGGGTTGCTGAATTGCCGCTGAACTCCCCTGTTGAGGTGGAGATTATCGTCGAGATCGCCGACTAA
- a CDS encoding WhiB family transcriptional regulator — protein sequence MTSSLADKTRNPFVNATDLSDFTSSLERGDWVTQANCRNGDPDALFVRGAAQRRAAVICRQCPVLMHCRADALDNRVEFGVWGGLTERQRRALLRKNPHIQSWAEYLANGGELVGI from the coding sequence ATGACTTCATCACTTGCTGATAAAACACGTAATCCTTTTGTGAATGCCACCGACTTATCTGATTTCACAAGCTCTTTGGAGCGCGGCGATTGGGTTACCCAGGCTAACTGTCGTAACGGTGACCCAGATGCTTTGTTTGTGCGGGGTGCCGCGCAGCGTCGAGCGGCTGTGATTTGTCGCCAGTGCCCAGTGCTGATGCATTGCCGGGCGGATGCTTTGGACAATAGGGTGGAGTTTGGCGTGTGGGGTGGTTTAACGGAACGCCAGCGCCGCGCCCTACTGCGGAAGAATCCACACATCCAGTCTTGGGCTGAATATTTGGCAAATGGTGGCGAGCTGGTCGGGATCTAG
- a CDS encoding GatB/YqeY domain-containing protein: MSELKAQIRQDMTTAMKARDKQRTGALRMLLAAIQTEETAGTKHELNDQEVLKVIAREIKKRKESAEVYAANNRQELADNELAEAAVLAEYQPKQLSDEEVTALVAVVIDNVRAEHGEATMKQMGQIMAQATEKAAGAVDGKRLSSAVRAALS, from the coding sequence ATGAGTGAGTTGAAGGCACAAATCCGACAAGACATGACCACCGCAATGAAAGCACGCGACAAACAGCGCACCGGCGCACTCCGCATGCTCCTAGCAGCCATCCAAACCGAAGAAACCGCAGGCACCAAGCACGAACTCAACGACCAAGAAGTGCTGAAAGTCATCGCCCGCGAAATCAAAAAGCGCAAAGAATCCGCAGAAGTCTACGCCGCGAACAACCGCCAAGAACTCGCCGACAACGAACTCGCCGAAGCCGCAGTGCTGGCCGAATACCAGCCCAAGCAGCTCAGCGACGAGGAAGTCACAGCACTCGTTGCCGTAGTAATTGACAACGTCCGCGCCGAACACGGCGAAGCCACCATGAAACAGATGGGGCAAATCATGGCCCAAGCCACCGAAAAAGCAGCAGGCGCAGTCGACGGCAAACGCCTCTCCAGCGCAGTACGCGCAGCGCTGAGCTAA
- a CDS encoding MBL fold metallo-hydrolase: MEHPAYSQLRPVTPSASVVLCPNPGYAALEGTNSWVIRAPGDPRSIVIDPGPADEGHLNVLNNKASEVGLILLTHRHHDHADGAHRFRQLTGASVRAFDKPYCYGAEALTDGEIISIEGVTPQVEVVHTPGHTADSVCFFIWSGVPHESELEGVATGDTIAGRHTTMISETDGNLGDYLNTLALLEARGKGIRLLPGHGPDAEDAASFARWYTERREQRLDQLKAALDKLGADAPLKAIIDEIYDDVDPVLRGAAEQSTRVALRYLDQAK, encoded by the coding sequence ATGGAGCATCCCGCTTACAGTCAGCTGCGACCGGTTACCCCGTCTGCATCCGTTGTCTTGTGTCCCAACCCAGGCTATGCCGCCCTCGAAGGAACCAATTCGTGGGTTATCCGCGCCCCTGGGGATCCTCGGAGTATTGTTATCGATCCAGGCCCTGCTGATGAGGGGCACTTGAATGTGCTCAATAACAAGGCCAGTGAAGTAGGTTTAATTCTTCTCACCCACCGCCACCATGACCATGCGGATGGGGCACATCGTTTCCGCCAGCTCACTGGCGCTAGTGTGCGTGCTTTCGATAAGCCGTACTGTTACGGTGCTGAAGCCTTAACCGATGGTGAGATCATCAGCATCGAAGGCGTGACCCCCCAGGTGGAAGTTGTGCACACCCCAGGCCACACGGCTGATTCTGTGTGTTTCTTCATCTGGTCTGGTGTCCCCCATGAATCAGAGCTTGAGGGAGTTGCCACCGGCGATACGATCGCTGGACGCCACACCACCATGATTTCCGAAACCGACGGAAACTTGGGTGATTACCTCAACACCCTTGCGTTGCTGGAAGCCCGCGGGAAAGGGATTCGTCTCCTGCCTGGACATGGCCCCGATGCTGAGGATGCGGCGAGTTTTGCCCGCTGGTACACCGAGCGCCGCGAGCAGCGCCTCGATCAGCTGAAAGCTGCCTTGGACAAGCTGGGCGCCGACGCACCACTGAAGGCCATCATTGATGAGATTTATGATGATGTTGACCCAGTACTGCGCGGGGCTGCTGAGCAATCCACTCGCGTAGCGTTGCGTTACTTGGATCAGGCGAAATAA
- a CDS encoding NUDIX hydrolase, with protein sequence MTHFAAHAAPRWMTPLLHSIDDGSLHRTLDKALPPGIGPDPTKQSAVLMHLCGNPTTSTLPDDAAVLLTHRSPRMRKHSGQVAFPGGRVDATDRHHLDAALREAWEETGLQRNTITPIAQLGQVHIRVTGYPVTPILAYSEEPQEVHIASPAEVDDVFYFPLNELANPTNRLLVHRGQWRGPAFKVHDYLVWGFTAGVLHAVLQHAGWEIPWDRRTHYDLSEMIALSRNNEQH encoded by the coding sequence ATGACCCACTTCGCAGCCCACGCCGCACCGCGCTGGATGACACCCCTACTTCACTCCATCGACGACGGCAGCCTCCACCGCACCCTCGACAAAGCCCTCCCGCCCGGCATCGGCCCCGACCCAACTAAACAATCAGCAGTACTCATGCACCTGTGCGGCAACCCCACAACCAGCACACTGCCTGACGACGCCGCAGTCTTGCTCACCCACCGCTCACCGCGCATGCGCAAACACTCCGGACAAGTCGCATTCCCCGGCGGACGCGTCGACGCCACCGACCGCCACCACCTCGACGCCGCACTTCGGGAAGCATGGGAAGAAACCGGCCTGCAACGCAACACCATCACCCCCATAGCCCAACTCGGACAAGTGCACATCAGAGTCACCGGATACCCCGTCACCCCCATCCTCGCCTACAGCGAAGAACCCCAAGAAGTGCACATCGCCAGCCCCGCAGAAGTCGACGACGTGTTCTACTTCCCCCTGAACGAACTCGCCAACCCCACCAACCGACTACTCGTGCACCGTGGGCAATGGCGCGGACCCGCCTTCAAAGTACACGACTACCTCGTATGGGGATTTACCGCCGGAGTGCTCCACGCCGTACTCCAGCACGCGGGATGGGAAATTCCGTGGGACCGCCGAACACACTACGATTTATCTGAGATGATTGCGCTTTCACGCAACAATGAACAACACTGA
- a CDS encoding transglycosylase domain-containing protein: protein MSVWKSLSRIVGATVAAGAACAIALSPIAALGGIAVARTNETMQSNLQDLTSGMTPGVTTITDKDGVPFAWLYSQRRYDVPSEYIAQSMKDAIIAIEDRRFYEHNGVDIQGNFRAMVRNLLVGGVEQGASTINQQYVKNYLLLVKSSNKDEQAAAVETSIPRKLREMRMASGIDDALTKDEILTRYLNLVPFGNGAYGIEAASQTYFGIPASQLSIPQSAMLAGMVQSSSFLNPYTNVEGVTQRRNTVLDSLAAAGSISPEEAAAFQQEPLGVLESPGGLPNGCITTGNRGFFCDYVLNYLDSKGISLDDLHKSSFTIRTTLDPKVQDSAHAAVSSQVSSQTPGVSEVFNIVEPGKDSRRILAMTSSRDYGLDLDAGQTVLNQPATLVGNGAGSVFKIFTAAAALEQGYGLDTQLDVPRRLEVSGMGDGGARGCPPGKYCVENAGSYAPRMSLREALAHSPNTTFVSLIEKVTVPQVVDLSVRLGLRSYTDKGSFDGTNSIADYVKSHNLGSYTLGPMAVNPLELSNVAASLASDGMWCEPSPIEQVLDRDGREVFIEKPACEQAVAPEIAHALAGGMSADTVKGTAKDAAAAVGWNSPMAAKTGTTESHQSAAFLGFNDRFAAATYIYNDGTTISPLCTAPVRQCPDGSLFGGFEPARTWFSAASNLNAGAGALPAYDPRFNQGRSVTFGNEFIGRKFEDVKKDLEKQNFNVLQQMVAGNGAPRGTVMRVVVEAPIRKGATVVVHVSDGTAPPPVFEEELFEGRDSQIADEIDRVTDELLSLLGGTQPSSP, encoded by the coding sequence GTGTCTGTATGGAAATCTCTCTCCCGAATCGTCGGCGCGACCGTCGCAGCGGGAGCCGCCTGTGCCATTGCGCTGTCCCCTATCGCTGCACTCGGGGGCATTGCAGTCGCGCGTACCAACGAAACAATGCAGTCTAACCTGCAAGATCTCACCTCTGGGATGACCCCTGGGGTGACAACCATCACCGACAAAGATGGGGTTCCGTTCGCGTGGCTGTATTCCCAGCGAAGGTACGACGTCCCTTCCGAATACATTGCTCAGTCAATGAAAGATGCCATCATTGCGATCGAAGACCGCCGTTTTTATGAGCACAACGGGGTTGATATCCAAGGTAATTTCCGCGCTATGGTGCGCAATCTCCTCGTCGGCGGCGTTGAGCAGGGTGCCTCCACGATTAATCAGCAGTATGTGAAAAACTATTTGCTTCTGGTGAAGTCGAGTAATAAAGATGAGCAGGCTGCTGCGGTGGAAACCTCTATTCCTCGTAAGTTGCGCGAAATGCGTATGGCCTCGGGTATTGATGATGCTTTAACGAAGGATGAAATCCTGACTCGCTACCTCAATCTCGTTCCTTTCGGTAACGGGGCTTATGGCATTGAGGCGGCATCGCAAACCTATTTTGGTATTCCCGCTTCGCAGCTATCCATCCCACAGTCGGCCATGCTGGCGGGCATGGTGCAATCGTCAAGTTTTCTTAATCCCTATACCAATGTTGAGGGCGTGACGCAGCGTCGTAATACAGTGTTGGATTCCTTAGCGGCGGCAGGTTCGATCTCCCCTGAGGAGGCTGCGGCATTCCAGCAGGAGCCGTTGGGGGTTTTGGAAAGCCCCGGCGGTTTGCCCAATGGGTGTATTACCACTGGTAATCGAGGTTTTTTCTGCGATTATGTGCTTAATTATCTCGATTCTAAGGGCATTTCGCTCGATGATTTGCACAAGAGTTCCTTCACTATCCGCACAACCTTGGATCCGAAGGTGCAGGATTCCGCCCATGCGGCAGTGTCTTCCCAGGTCAGCTCCCAAACCCCTGGGGTGTCCGAGGTGTTTAATATTGTGGAACCGGGGAAGGATTCCCGCCGTATTTTGGCTATGACTTCCTCGCGCGATTACGGCTTGGATTTGGACGCGGGCCAAACTGTGTTGAATCAGCCTGCCACGTTGGTGGGTAATGGTGCCGGTTCGGTGTTTAAGATTTTCACTGCTGCTGCGGCATTGGAGCAGGGCTATGGTTTGGATACTCAGCTGGATGTTCCGCGTCGTTTAGAGGTTTCCGGTATGGGTGATGGTGGTGCGCGTGGCTGCCCACCGGGGAAGTATTGTGTGGAGAACGCTGGTTCTTATGCCCCGCGTATGTCTTTGCGGGAAGCGTTGGCGCATTCGCCCAACACCACCTTTGTGAGCTTGATTGAGAAGGTCACGGTTCCGCAGGTGGTGGATTTGTCGGTGCGTTTGGGTTTGCGTTCCTATACTGATAAGGGCAGTTTTGATGGGACGAACTCCATTGCGGATTATGTGAAATCCCATAATTTGGGTTCCTACACTTTAGGCCCGATGGCGGTTAATCCTTTGGAGTTGTCCAATGTTGCTGCTTCCCTTGCCTCTGATGGCATGTGGTGTGAACCTTCCCCGATTGAGCAGGTACTTGATAGGGATGGCCGCGAGGTATTTATTGAAAAGCCTGCTTGTGAGCAGGCTGTTGCCCCGGAAATTGCCCATGCTCTTGCTGGGGGTATGAGTGCTGATACCGTGAAGGGTACAGCGAAGGATGCTGCGGCAGCGGTGGGCTGGAACTCGCCAATGGCGGCGAAGACCGGCACGACGGAATCGCACCAGTCGGCGGCGTTTTTGGGTTTCAATGATCGTTTTGCTGCCGCAACCTACATTTACAATGATGGCACCACTATTTCCCCGCTGTGTACTGCCCCTGTGCGTCAGTGTCCTGATGGCAGTTTGTTTGGTGGTTTTGAGCCTGCGCGTACGTGGTTTAGTGCGGCAAGTAATTTGAATGCGGGTGCAGGTGCACTGCCAGCTTATGATCCGCGGTTTAATCAGGGCCGTTCGGTGACGTTTGGCAATGAGTTTATTGGCCGCAAGTTTGAGGATGTGAAGAAGGATCTGGAGAAGCAGAACTTCAATGTGTTGCAGCAGATGGTTGCCGGTAATGGTGCGCCTCGTGGGACTGTGATGCGGGTGGTTGTTGAGGCTCCGATTCGTAAAGGCGCTACGGTTGTGGTGCATGTTTCCGATGGCACGGCTCCCCCACCGGTGTTTGAGGAAGAGTTGTTTGAGGGTCGTGATTCGCAGATTGCTGATGAGATTGATCGGGTGACTGATGAGCTGTTGAGTTTGCTCGGTGGCACGCAACCGTCTTCTCCTTAA
- the glxR gene encoding CRP-like cAMP-activated global transcriptional regulator GlxR — translation MEGVQDILSRAGIFQGVDPIAVANLIEDLESVRFPRGATIFEEGEPGDRLYIITSGKVKLARHAPDGRENLLTVMGPSDMFGELSIFDPGPRTSSAVCVTEVHAATMNSEMLRQWISDHPEISEQLLRVLARRLRRTNSALADLIFTDVPGRVAKTLLQLANRFGTQEGGALRVNHDLTQEEIAQLVGASRETVNKALATFAHRGWIRLEGKSVLIVDTEHLAKRAR, via the coding sequence GTGGAAGGCGTGCAAGACATTCTATCCCGAGCTGGTATTTTCCAGGGCGTGGATCCTATCGCCGTTGCTAACCTCATTGAGGATTTGGAATCTGTCCGATTCCCTCGCGGCGCAACAATTTTTGAAGAAGGCGAGCCAGGGGATCGCCTCTACATCATCACTTCCGGCAAGGTGAAGCTTGCCCGCCACGCCCCAGATGGTCGCGAAAACCTTCTGACCGTGATGGGTCCTTCCGATATGTTCGGCGAGTTGTCCATCTTCGATCCAGGCCCTCGTACCTCTTCGGCTGTGTGCGTGACTGAAGTTCATGCCGCCACCATGAACTCTGAGATGCTGCGCCAGTGGATTTCCGATCACCCAGAGATTTCTGAGCAGCTGCTGCGCGTGTTGGCTCGTCGCCTGCGTCGCACCAACTCCGCTTTGGCTGATCTTATCTTCACCGACGTTCCTGGCCGTGTGGCCAAGACCCTGCTGCAGCTGGCCAACCGCTTCGGCACCCAGGAGGGTGGCGCTCTTCGCGTCAACCATGACCTGACTCAGGAAGAGATCGCCCAGCTTGTGGGCGCATCCCGCGAGACTGTGAATAAGGCTCTGGCTACGTTTGCCCATCGTGGTTGGATCCGTTTGGAAGGCAAGTCCGTACTCATCGTTGATACTGAGCACTTGGCTAAGCGCGCCCGCTAA